The Candidatus Zixiibacteriota bacterium genome contains the following window.
GTTTCATCTGGGCTAGCGGCGGATTCCGTGTGCGTCCTAATCCGCAGTGAACCAGGCGCAATCTATGGCTTTGTTGCTGCCGTGATTGCCGCGTGCAAAGACAGTGGCTATCGTTGTTTCCTGATGTTCGAGAAGAGTCAATGAAAGAACCACTGGACTATTTGCACCATTCACTATTGCATTCAATTCCAAGGAAGATACTACGAAGTGACATTCGACAGTCAAGAGGAGTGGAGTCCCCTTACTGACCTCGCAGTCGTCGAGGTATTAGACAAGGCAGACTATTACAGTGGCGACACTGCTTTGGTGAGCGGTCTAGACTGGGTCGCCAAAATCGTGTCGCTAATGCTGCCAGTGCTGCTGGGCACAATTCCCGCTGCCCTCCTAATAACCAGTAGCGCGCAAGAACCTCGGGAACCAATCAGAATTAATATTCCCGAGTATCTTCCCGAGCACACGGCAATAGAAGTATCGGTTGCTGAGTTGGTAGGGGATCAAGGGGACCTGCATCCGCAAGGGGGAGGAGCAGGCGGAGCAGGAGATCAATCATCGTCGGGCCAAGGCAACGAACTTCCCAAAGCAAGTAAAACAGATCAGGAAATCCTTGATTCCCAATACGAAACTTATCACGCTCCGGCTGAGGACAGTCTTCGCAGCAGTAACCGTGCATATGATGATACTCTGTTGCGTCGGAATTCAGCCGATGTAGTTCAAGAGGTTGCTTCTGATTCATCAGATATCTACAAGGCTCTGGCCAGAACTGGCAATCTGACTGTGGTTGGCACATACCTAAGAATTTGCATCCTGGACATCTTCAGGGATCCTACGCGGTTGAAGAAGGTGGCAGAAGTAAGTATCATGAGCGAAGGTAAGATGCCGAGTCATAGAGGGCAAATGAGAATCTCGATTTCGACGCCCGAGAGATCAGCCACCATTTGGGTCGACGAAGAAGAGGCGAAAGACAAGAACAATTACTGGTTTGCAAAGCCGGATCCGAAACCTAAGTCCGTGGATGAATACATTGATGTATTGCTGTTTGTTACGCGACGATTGTGCGAAATGCTAAATGATGAAAACTGTCTAAATCATCTAGGTGAGAAAGGGCGATAACCAGCGTTTCTTTGTATACACTCCCCATTTCCTTTCTTGACAAATCATTTCCTGATGATGACATTGGTGTGTTTGTGTGATGGCGTGTCTGCTAATCGAAAGGAGATCGATGTGAGGCCAACTGTCCGGTTTCTCTCCGATAGACTAATCGAAAAAATCATCGATGAGGCTCGACACCTGATCTGTCACCTCGGCGTCGAAGTACATAACGATAGCGTGGTCTCTCTGCTCGCAGATCATGGTGCAAGAATCGACAAGAACAAAGGTCGCGTGTATTACACTCAGGAGATCATCGACAGGTCTCTTGCGACTGCTCCTGATTCGATCAAGCTCTACGATTCAATCGGCGACGAGGCGGTTGATTTATCCGGTTTCAATGTGAACTTCACTCCCGGTTCGGCAGCCATTAACATTCTTGACAATGACTCAATCGCGGCTCGCAAACCGACTGCGGCGGACTATGTTAGATTTACTAAGTTAATGTGTCAGATGAAGCATATTGCGTCCCAGGCGACAGCTATGATTCCGTGCGATGTACATGAAATGATCTCAGACAGCTATCGTCTCTTTCTGAGCCTAATGTTCTGCGAGAAGCCTGTTGTGACTGGTGCATTCACAATCGAGGCATTCGAGATAATGAAAAACCTGCAGCTCGCTGTGCGGGGATCTGAGGAGGCGCTTGCGGCTAAACCTCTGACGCTGTTCTCATGCTGTCCGACTTCTCCGCTAAAATGGAGCAATGTCACATCGCAGAATGTTGTCGACTGCGCAAAGTATTCGATTCCGGTCGAGTTTATTTCCATGCCGCTTTCGGGTTTCATGGCGCCGGTGACGCTTGTCGGATCGCTTGTTCAGCATACGGCCGAGACGTTGAGCGGGATTGCAATCAGCCAATTAACCCGACCGGGGACTCCGATTCTATATGGTGGGTCGCCGGCGATTTTTGATGTACGGTACGAGACTACTCCCATGGGAGCTGTCGGCACGATGATGATGGATTGTGCCTACAATGAGGTAGGCAAGCATCTCGGTCTGCCGACCCAGGCATACATCGGGCTGAGCGACGCGAAACTTCTGGATGCGCAGGCAGGCCTCGAGACTTCGATGGGTGCGACTCTTGCGGCGCTGGCCGGAATCAACAATGTCTCCGGTCCCGGTATGCTCGATTTCGAAAGCTGTTTCAGTCTGGAGAAGCTCGTTCTGGACAACGAAATCTGTGGGATGACTCTGCGGATGGCTAAAGGCATCGAACCGAAGGAGGACTTCCCGGCGATGCCGAGGTTCGAGGAGATGATCAAGGAGGGGCATTTGCTGATTTCCGATCACACTCGCCGCTATCTCAGAGATGAAGTCTATTTTCCGGGACCATCGATAGACCGCGCTAACAGGTCGAGATGGCAAGAGGAGGGGAGTCTTACTCTCGGCGATCGAGCCCATCAAGAAGTCGAGCGCGCCATCACTTCGTGGGCAGGTATCCGACTCCCCGATGACATCAAGAACGAGATGACGAAACTGATGGAAGCCGAAGCCCGCCGCTATGGGATGGAAAGGCTGCCTGCAGTAGAATGAAGAGACGTGTTGTCAGTATAGGCATCAATGAGACCGTTCCATCGGCTGAATCTGTGCTTACAGCTCAAGGTGTGCCGGAAGGTGCATCGACGGATAAGAGGGTCCAGCGGCTGGCAGACGATGCTGTGTCAATCTATCGTCAACTTGCTGAACCTGCCGGAATTCTGGCGGGGATCAGCATGTCGGATTGTGAAAATATTTATGTCGGTGAAAGTCTGAACGAAGATGTGACACCGCTGGAGAGCATTTTCAAATCTGCCGACACATTATGTCTGTTTGCTGTAACTATTGGATCGAAGATAACGAATAGGATATCTGATCTGTTCAATCAGCGCGAATTCGCACTCGGTTCGATGCTCGATTCTGCGGCGTCGGAAGGCACTGAGAACGCTGCTCAATGGATTGAGAACTACTACGTTGACTATCTGACATCTGTCGACAAGTGTGATGAATCAATCGGTGTGCTGCGTTTCAGCCCTGGCTATTGCGGATGGCACGTCAGCGCCCAGAAAAAGCTCTTTCGATATCTCGACCCGGCAGCGATCGGCATTAGCTTGACAGAGAGCTGTCTCATGCAGCCGTTGAAGTCAATCTCGGGCGTGATAATATCCGGTAAGAAAGAGATATTCGATTTCGAAGATACATTTCCATTCTGTTCGGAGTGCAGCGATCATTCCTGTACCGAGCGGATAAGAGCTGTAATGGAACATTAGAGAGTTTGTTGGAGATATCAAGATGGAAACTTTGACTCAACTTTCCGAGAGTTTGCAGCGTGGTGAAACCGAAAATGTCGCTGAGTTGACGGATCGCGCAATCGCCGAGGGGCTTGCTCCTCAGACGATACTCGACGATGGTCTGATAGCGGCCATGGCGGTAATAGGGGAGAAGTTCAGGGTTCATGAAATATTCCTTCCCGATGTGCTTCTCGCTGCACGGGCGATGTACGCCGGAATGGACAAGTTGAAGCCGTTGCTTATCAAGGAGGGCGTGCCAACGATCGGGAAGGTAGTCATGGGTTCGGTGCAGGGGGATCTTCACGATATCGGCAAGAATATAGTCAGCATAATGCTCAAGGGCGCTGGGTTTGAGGTGGTCGATCTCGGCAACGATGTTTCGCCGGAGAAGTTCATTGAATCGGCCGATAGAGAAGGCGCGAGGATCATCGGTTTGTCCGCGCTGCTGACGACTACGATGCCTGTTATGAAGAAAGTGGTCGACCTCGTGAAAGAGAGCGGAATGTCCGACAGGCTAAAAGTCATCATCGGCGGAGCTCCGGTCTCTGCCGATTACGCCAGAGAGATCGGAGCCGATGCCTACTGTTTTGATGGCATGAGTGCGGTCGATTGTGTGAAAAAGCATTTGGGTGTTGGTCGACATGACTGATTTGCTACAGCGGATAGACAGCGGTGAAATCCTCATCACTGACGGCGCCATGGGAACGATGCTCTTCGAGCGAGGTCTCGAGAGCGGACAGTGCCCGGAAAGACTGAATTTGGATCGGATCGATATTCTCGAAGACATCGCGAAATCATATCTGAAGGCGGGCGCAGACATCGTCCAGACTAATACGTTTGGCGGTTCGCCATTGAAGCTTGCGCTCTATTCTCTGGATGCCCGAACAGAAGAGATTAACCGAAATGCGGTGCGCGCAGTGCGCAATGCGGTTGGCCATGCGGCATATGTTTCTGCCTCCTGTGGTCCCTGTGGAATGTTGTTGCTGCCGTACGGCGATGCTGCGCCTGACGATGTACTGCTGGGATTCGAGAGGCAACTCGAAGCAATCACTGCCGAGGGCGTCGATATGATATGTATCGAGACTATGATTGATCTTGGTGAGGCTACTCTCGCTATCAAAGCGGCAAAGAGGATCGCACCTTCGATTCCGATAGCAGCTACCATGACGTTCGATTCGACGCCAAAGGGATTCTTTACAATCATGGGCGTATCGATCCAACAAGCGGTGGATGGATTGACCGAGGCCGGCGCAGACATCCTCGGATCGAATTGTGGCAACGGCATAGAGAACATGGTGAAGATCGCTGTGGAGTACCGCAGGCGTACAGAACTTCCATTAATAATCCAATCGAACGCCGGACTGCCTGAGATGCAGGATGGAAAGCTCATTTATCGCGAATCCCCCGAATTCATGGCAGAGAATTGCAGGCTTCTGATAGATGCCGGGGTGTCGATAATCGGCGGTTGCTGCGGAACGACTCCAGCGCACATTTCGGCATTCAGGCGTGTTGTCGATAGCCTGCGAAGTTAGTGTGTCTGTCTGCCTGATACCGGAGCCTCTGTCTGGTCCGGAGAACTTCAGTCTCCGTGGAACATGATCAGACTCTGAGTCGTTTGATAATACTACTATGAACTCGCAGATTGACAGAATAGTTGACTTGTCGCGGATTAGATTCGGCACGTCCTCATTCTCATCCAAAGACTGGGTTGGACCTTTCTATAAACCGGGGACGTCGGCGTCGGACTTTCTGAGGCAATATTCGAATGAACTTGATACGGTCGAAATCGATTCGACATACTATTCGATACCATCTGAGGATGCTGTGAAAGGCTGGATCGAAAAGATACCGGAGAAATTTGTTTTGTCCGCGAAGTTGCAGAGCAGGTCTTCTGAACAATGCCATCAAGTAATTGTTGCAGAACAGAAGGAATCGGAGAAAGGACTCCATGTGGCTTGACTGGGACATGAAAGGATGTTATGTTATCGCCGATCCAAGTATGGGATGGGCTGTGAAAACAAAGAGAGACAAATTCTAATACGAACCGAATACAATGATAATTGAGTTGAAGGTACCGTCGCCGGGTGAATCGATCACGGAAGTCGAAGTCGTCAAATGGATGAAGGCGGATGGCGAGTATGTCTACAAGGACGAGCTGCTGTGCGAGATCGAATCCGAGAAAGTGACTCTCGCGTTGCATGCGGAGGAATCCGGCAAACTGAAAATCCTGGTCGGAGCAAACTCGACTGTTGCTGTCGGTACGGTTGCGTGTACGATAGACACCGATGCGAAGCCTGACCCATCAAGCGCGCCAGTGTCGAAAGAGCCAGTGGTCGAGAGTCAGGTGGTGTCTCAGCCCGAAGTGAAGGCGGACGATGAGGAGAAGCCAGTCCGGATGGCCAGACCTGTCGCGACTACTCCCACAGAAGCTACACCGGCGGATATCAGGCCTATCAGACGCGAGAAGATGACGCAGCTCCGTCAGAAGGTCTCTCAGAGGCTGGTTGCCGTCAAGAACCGGACGGCGATGTTGACGACTTTTAATGAAGTAGATATGACCCGGGTCAAAAGAATCAGGGCGGAGTATCGTGAGCGATTCGAGCAGCAGCACGGTGTGAGGCTTGGGTTCATGTCATTCTTTGCGAAGGCCGTCTGTGAAGCGATCAGAGATTTCCCGGCGGTCAATGCGATGATCGATGGTGGCGAGATAATCTTTCATGATTATGTCGACATCGGAATTGCTGTGAGTGCCAAAAAGGGACTGATGGTACCGATCATAAGAGACGCTCATCGGATGACGTTCGCGGAGATCGAGAAGGCGATCATTGATCTTTCCACCAAAGCTCGTGAGAGTAAATTGACCATGGACGAATTGACCGGGGGCACATTCACAATAACCAACGGTGGTGTGTTTGGATCGATGCTGTCGACGCCCATATTGAACCCGCCGCAGAGCGCGATTCTCGGTATGCATACGATACAGGATCGACCCGTGGCCATTGATGGTCAGGTTGTAATCCGTCCTATGATGTATCTGGCGCTTTCGTATGATCATCGGATCATAGACGGCATGGAGTCGGTCAGTTTCCTGAAACGAATCAAAGAGATGCTCGAAGATCCGGTTAGGATGCTGCTGAATGTCACCCCAGACAATCGATGAAACAAACTGCTATGCCTGTTAGATCGTAGTACACAGTATGGACAAGTTTTCCTACATGAGCAATGCCGATGTGACGTCTCTCGATGAGATGTACAAGCTGTATCGAGAAGACCCAGATTCGCTTGATCCGTCGTGGCAGAGATTCTTCGAGGGCTACGAATTCGCCCGCGCATCATTCGGCAACACGGCGAGTGTGCCGGAGGCGGTAAGGAAAGAGTTCGCTGTCATCAATCTGATAAACAGTTACAGAAGCAGAGGCCATCTTTTTACGAAGACCAACCCGGTGCGTCGCCGCCGTCAATATTCGCCTACGCTGGATATCGAGAATTTCGGGCTGGATCAGTCTGATCTGGGAACGGTGTTCCAGGCAGGTTCTGAGATTGGGATTGGCCCGGCGAGTCTCGGCGAGATAGTCGACCATCTTCAGGCGACATACTGCGAATCTGTGGGAGCTGAGTTTCGGTATATCAGAGCGCCAAAGAAGTTGCAGTGGTTACAGGAGCGAATGGAGAGTTGCAGAAATCGCAAGGAGTTCTCGCCGGAAGAGAAGAAACATTTGCTGTTTCATCTCAATCAGGCGGTAGTCTTCGAACAATTCATGCACAGAAAGTTCGTCGGACAGAAGCGCTTCTCTATCGAAGGAGTTGAGACTCTGATTCCGGCGATGGATGCTATTATCGAGCGAGGCGCAGAGCTGGGTATCGAAGAGTTCGTCATCGGCATGTCGCACAGGGGGCGTCTGAATGTCCTCGCAAGTGTGCTTAAGAAAAGCTCTGCAAAAGTATTCAGCGAGTTTAAGGGCCAGTCAGCAGGAGATCTGTTTCATCATGGAGATGTGAAATATCATCGCGGATATTCGGCTGAGAAGTTCTCACACGTCGGCAAGAAAGTCAAAATACGACTTGAAGCTAATCCATCTCATCTCGAGGCTATCGATCCTGTAGTCGAGGGAATCGTCAGAGCGAAAGCCGATCATGATTACAACGGAGACTATAAGAAGATTGCTCCGATTCTTATCCACGGGGACGCAGCAATAGCAGCGCAGGGAGTAGTCTACGAGGTAATCCAGATGTCGGCTCTTGACGCTTACAAGACCGGCGGCACGGTTCATGTCGTGCTGAATAACCAGGTCGGATTCACAACGGGTTACCTGGATGGCAGATCGAGCACGTATTGCACAGATGTCGCAAAAGTGACTTTGTCTCCGGTATTTCACGTGAATGCTGATGATGTCGAGGCGGTGGCATACGCCATAATGCTGGCTATCGAGTTTCGACAGGAATTTCAGAAAGATGTTTTCATCGACCTGCTCGGTTATCGGAGGTATGGTCACAACGAAGGTGACGAGCCGAGATTCACTCAGCCGCTGCTTTACAAGGCGATTGAGCAGCATCCTGATCCGAGAGATATCTATAATCGCAAGTTGCTTGAGCAGGGAGTCGTCGAACCGGCAACTCTGAAAGAAATGGAATTGAAGACAGTCGAAAAACTCGAGAGCGAGCTACAAAGTGCGAAGACTGGGAAAGAGCAAATCGAATCTGAGG
Protein-coding sequences here:
- a CDS encoding trimethylamine methyltransferase family protein, coding for MRPTVRFLSDRLIEKIIDEARHLICHLGVEVHNDSVVSLLADHGARIDKNKGRVYYTQEIIDRSLATAPDSIKLYDSIGDEAVDLSGFNVNFTPGSAAINILDNDSIAARKPTAADYVRFTKLMCQMKHIASQATAMIPCDVHEMISDSYRLFLSLMFCEKPVVTGAFTIEAFEIMKNLQLAVRGSEEALAAKPLTLFSCCPTSPLKWSNVTSQNVVDCAKYSIPVEFISMPLSGFMAPVTLVGSLVQHTAETLSGIAISQLTRPGTPILYGGSPAIFDVRYETTPMGAVGTMMMDCAYNEVGKHLGLPTQAYIGLSDAKLLDAQAGLETSMGATLAALAGINNVSGPGMLDFESCFSLEKLVLDNEICGMTLRMAKGIEPKEDFPAMPRFEEMIKEGHLLISDHTRRYLRDEVYFPGPSIDRANRSRWQEEGSLTLGDRAHQEVERAITSWAGIRLPDDIKNEMTKLMEAEARRYGMERLPAVE
- a CDS encoding corrinoid protein; this encodes METLTQLSESLQRGETENVAELTDRAIAEGLAPQTILDDGLIAAMAVIGEKFRVHEIFLPDVLLAARAMYAGMDKLKPLLIKEGVPTIGKVVMGSVQGDLHDIGKNIVSIMLKGAGFEVVDLGNDVSPEKFIESADREGARIIGLSALLTTTMPVMKKVVDLVKESGMSDRLKVIIGGAPVSADYAREIGADAYCFDGMSAVDCVKKHLGVGRHD
- a CDS encoding homocysteine S-methyltransferase family protein; translation: MTDLLQRIDSGEILITDGAMGTMLFERGLESGQCPERLNLDRIDILEDIAKSYLKAGADIVQTNTFGGSPLKLALYSLDARTEEINRNAVRAVRNAVGHAAYVSASCGPCGMLLLPYGDAAPDDVLLGFERQLEAITAEGVDMICIETMIDLGEATLAIKAAKRIAPSIPIAATMTFDSTPKGFFTIMGVSIQQAVDGLTEAGADILGSNCGNGIENMVKIAVEYRRRTELPLIIQSNAGLPEMQDGKLIYRESPEFMAENCRLLIDAGVSIIGGCCGTTPAHISAFRRVVDSLRS
- a CDS encoding DUF72 domain-containing protein yields the protein MNSQIDRIVDLSRIRFGTSSFSSKDWVGPFYKPGTSASDFLRQYSNELDTVEIDSTYYSIPSEDAVKGWIEKIPEKFVLSAKLQSRSSEQCHQVIVAEQKESEKGLHVA
- the sucB gene encoding dihydrolipoyllysine-residue succinyltransferase, yielding MIIELKVPSPGESITEVEVVKWMKADGEYVYKDELLCEIESEKVTLALHAEESGKLKILVGANSTVAVGTVACTIDTDAKPDPSSAPVSKEPVVESQVVSQPEVKADDEEKPVRMARPVATTPTEATPADIRPIRREKMTQLRQKVSQRLVAVKNRTAMLTTFNEVDMTRVKRIRAEYRERFEQQHGVRLGFMSFFAKAVCEAIRDFPAVNAMIDGGEIIFHDYVDIGIAVSAKKGLMVPIIRDAHRMTFAEIEKAIIDLSTKARESKLTMDELTGGTFTITNGGVFGSMLSTPILNPPQSAILGMHTIQDRPVAIDGQVVIRPMMYLALSYDHRIIDGMESVSFLKRIKEMLEDPVRMLLNVTPDNR
- a CDS encoding 2-oxoglutarate dehydrogenase E1 component translates to MDKFSYMSNADVTSLDEMYKLYREDPDSLDPSWQRFFEGYEFARASFGNTASVPEAVRKEFAVINLINSYRSRGHLFTKTNPVRRRRQYSPTLDIENFGLDQSDLGTVFQAGSEIGIGPASLGEIVDHLQATYCESVGAEFRYIRAPKKLQWLQERMESCRNRKEFSPEEKKHLLFHLNQAVVFEQFMHRKFVGQKRFSIEGVETLIPAMDAIIERGAELGIEEFVIGMSHRGRLNVLASVLKKSSAKVFSEFKGQSAGDLFHHGDVKYHRGYSAEKFSHVGKKVKIRLEANPSHLEAIDPVVEGIVRAKADHDYNGDYKKIAPILIHGDAAIAAQGVVYEVIQMSALDAYKTGGTVHVVLNNQVGFTTGYLDGRSSTYCTDVAKVTLSPVFHVNADDVEAVAYAIMLAIEFRQEFQKDVFIDLLGYRRYGHNEGDEPRFTQPLLYKAIEQHPDPRDIYNRKLLEQGVVEPATLKEMELKTVEKLESELQSAKTGKEQIESEATGKFSRIHIPTYADFHQSPETGVDENTLVSIADRIVEIPPAKKFYRKIEKLLAERKKMVHERRKLDWAMGELLAYGTLLREGTPVRIAGQDTRRGTFSHRHAVITLEDSAETYIPLDHASDDQADFRIYNSLLSEYAALGFEFGYSLVMPDGLTIWEAQFGDFANGAQIVIDELISSAEAKWRRFSGLVLYLPHGFEGQGPNHSSARLERFLELSAENNWQIANCTTPANLFHILRRQVIRSFRRPLVILTPKSLLRHPLCQSPIEDFLTGARFEPVIDDPNADADRIRRVLFCSGKIYYDLVAEKIEKKRDDVAIVRIEELYPIPIERVTDLSRKYTNAKDLCWVQEEPANMGAWPFISRKFSRFRLRLIARRESCSPATGYLSLHESEQQDLIERAFDVPS